A genome region from Dehalococcoidales bacterium includes the following:
- a CDS encoding bifunctional riboflavin kinase/FAD synthetase has translation MQVEEELAKVSPEKDMVLAIGVFDGVHRGHQYLISQLMDSARQQGLQGGVVTFRQHPRGVLSSRTRLPFLTSLPEKVSLLKKEGVDEVVALSFTAELAQLSAAQFTGLLKKYLRMRGLVVGPDFALGREREGDIDNLRRLGQEMDFTITVVPPRKINGEVVSSTAIRNALAAGDIGRVIALTGRPFSLQGQVTAGVGRGSGLSFPTANLEIDPGQAMPADGVYVTWAYVDGKAYPSMTNIGRRPTFNDDGRTVETYILDYQGNLYGHELRIDIVERLRGEKRFDTAEELKKQIAEDVKQGVAILNSRGKS, from the coding sequence ATGCAGGTAGAGGAAGAGCTGGCAAAGGTATCACCTGAGAAAGATATGGTGCTGGCCATCGGGGTATTCGATGGGGTCCACCGGGGGCATCAGTACCTGATTTCACAGTTGATGGACTCCGCCCGCCAGCAGGGCTTGCAGGGTGGAGTGGTGACTTTTCGGCAGCACCCCCGCGGGGTGCTATCATCCCGGACCAGGTTGCCCTTCCTGACCAGCCTGCCGGAAAAGGTCAGTCTCCTCAAAAAAGAGGGTGTGGATGAGGTCGTTGCCCTGTCTTTCACCGCTGAATTGGCCCAGCTCAGTGCCGCTCAGTTTACCGGTCTTCTCAAGAAATACCTCAGAATGCGCGGTCTGGTGGTTGGACCTGATTTCGCTCTGGGCCGCGAACGGGAAGGCGATATCGATAATCTGCGCCGGCTGGGGCAGGAGATGGACTTCACCATCACCGTAGTGCCACCTCGTAAAATCAATGGCGAGGTGGTCAGCAGTACGGCCATCAGGAACGCCCTGGCCGCTGGTGATATCGGCAGGGTAATCGCCCTCACCGGGCGCCCGTTCAGCCTTCAGGGACAGGTGACGGCCGGGGTGGGCAGGGGGTCAGGGTTGTCCTTCCCCACGGCAAATCTGGAGATAGACCCCGGGCAAGCCATGCCCGCCGACGGGGTGTATGTTACCTGGGCTTATGTTGATGGTAAAGCTTACCCGTCAATGACCAATATTGGCCGGCGTCCTACCTTTAACGATGACGGGCGTACCGTGGAGACATATATCCTCGATTATCAGGGTAACCTCTACGGACACGAGTTGAGAATTGATATTGTGGAACGGCTGCGCGGTGAGAAGCGCTTTGATACGGCAGAGGAACTGAAGAAGCAAATAGCTGAGGATGTGAAACAGGGAGTAGCCATTCTGAATTCCAGAGGTAAAAGTTAG
- the tyrS gene encoding tyrosine--tRNA ligase: MNTDRDIASLLKRGVAEVIVRQEMEELLRSGKKLRLKEGFDPSFPDIHLGHTVGLRKLRQFQELGHQVVLIVGDWTAQIGDPSGVSITRPMLTAEQVKANAETYMQQFFKIVDKNRTEVAWQSQWFGKFTLGDVIQLTSKFTVAQLLAREDFSSRYNAGRPIAVTELLYPLLQAYDSVMVRADVEFGGTDQRFNLLLGRELQSIVGQRPQQCLMTPLLIGTDGTQKMSKSLGNYIGVAEPPAEIYGKVMSINDNLIMDYFELLTDVPEEELARFRRDLENDDVNPMTLKKRLAGEIVTLLYDKKSATGAQGHFEKVHEKREMPEEIPEFRFSFAKMPSRWRKEDGRDIRILGQDDWNLDDMLIKIGFARSRSEASRLIRQGAVSVNGKKITNVIAHIENGSIIKVGKRRFAKVVNTDIEPRQGI; the protein is encoded by the coding sequence ATGAATACTGACCGTGATATTGCCTCGCTGCTCAAGAGGGGAGTGGCTGAGGTCATCGTAAGGCAGGAGATGGAGGAATTGCTCCGCTCCGGCAAGAAGCTGCGCCTGAAAGAAGGCTTTGACCCCAGTTTTCCCGATATTCACCTGGGGCATACCGTGGGCCTGCGCAAACTCCGGCAGTTCCAGGAGTTGGGTCACCAGGTGGTGCTCATCGTTGGCGACTGGACGGCACAGATTGGCGACCCGAGCGGGGTTTCCATTACCCGGCCAATGTTGACCGCGGAGCAGGTCAAAGCCAACGCCGAGACCTATATGCAGCAGTTCTTCAAGATAGTGGACAAAAACCGGACTGAGGTTGCCTGGCAGAGCCAGTGGTTCGGCAAGTTTACCCTGGGTGACGTGATTCAGCTCACCAGCAAGTTCACCGTCGCCCAGTTGCTCGCCCGTGAAGATTTCAGCAGCCGGTATAATGCCGGGAGACCGATTGCCGTCACCGAATTGCTCTATCCTCTGCTCCAGGCTTATGACTCGGTAATGGTCAGGGCGGATGTTGAGTTCGGGGGCACCGACCAGAGGTTTAATTTACTGCTGGGCAGGGAACTGCAGTCGATAGTGGGGCAGCGCCCCCAGCAGTGCCTGATGACGCCGCTGCTCATCGGCACCGATGGCACCCAGAAGATGAGCAAGAGCCTGGGCAACTACATCGGAGTCGCCGAGCCGCCCGCTGAAATCTACGGCAAGGTGATGTCAATCAATGATAATCTTATTATGGACTACTTCGAGCTGCTGACCGATGTCCCCGAAGAAGAGCTTGCCCGATTCAGACGGGACCTTGAGAACGATGACGTTAACCCGATGACGCTCAAAAAACGCCTGGCCGGGGAGATTGTAACCCTGCTCTATGATAAAAAATCAGCCACCGGGGCTCAGGGGCACTTTGAGAAAGTGCATGAGAAGAGGGAAATGCCTGAAGAGATTCCTGAGTTCCGATTTTCTTTTGCAAAAATGCCTTCCCGATGGCGAAAAGAAGATGGACGTGACATTAGGATTCTTGGTCAGGATGATTGGAATCTTGATGATATGCTTATAAAGATTGGTTTTGCTAGGAGTCGTAGTGAAGCGAGTAGACTTATTCGTCAGGGTGCTGTCAGTGTTAATGGGAAGAAAATTACGAATGTCATTGCCCATATTGAAAACGGCAGTATTATTAAAGTGGGTAAAAGGCGCTTTGCTAAAGTCGTTAATACTGACATTGAACCAAGGCAGGGGATTTAG
- a CDS encoding alanine--glyoxylate aminotransferase family protein, whose amino-acid sequence MEELRVPGPTPCPPEVLQAMAKQMINHRGDEFEQMMQDVTSNLKQLFQTRNDVLLLTGSGTGGLEAVAVNILSPGDKVLALSVGAFGERFITIAQKFGADVIPLRFDWGKPVDVEAVRKSLQAEPKIKAVMVTHNETSTGVTNDLAAISSVVKEFDKLLLVDAISSLGSIDLPVDKWHCDVVVTASQKGWMVPPGMAMVSVSEEAWKAQATARMPRFYWDFAQAKKYLGKWQTPWTPAVSIVFAFSVALEMMLEEGLENVFARHARVARAAREGVKALGLSLFAEEGYASNTVTAVNSPAGVDSEKLLQLLRDEHQIELAEGQAHLVGKVFRIGHLGWVTENNIEKVIKALKVVLPELGFVTTAV is encoded by the coding sequence ATGGAAGAGTTACGTGTACCGGGACCTACACCCTGCCCTCCGGAAGTTCTGCAGGCGATGGCCAAACAGATGATAAACCACCGGGGCGATGAATTTGAGCAGATGATGCAGGATGTGACGTCTAACTTGAAACAATTGTTCCAGACCAGGAATGATGTTCTTCTTCTTACCGGCTCAGGTACCGGTGGACTGGAGGCGGTGGCTGTTAACATTCTATCCCCGGGTGATAAAGTCCTGGCTCTATCCGTTGGTGCCTTCGGTGAACGCTTTATCACTATCGCCCAGAAGTTCGGGGCGGATGTTATTCCCCTGCGCTTTGACTGGGGGAAGCCGGTCGATGTTGAGGCGGTGCGTAAGAGTTTGCAGGCTGAGCCGAAAATCAAGGCGGTCATGGTCACCCATAATGAGACTTCTACCGGTGTGACCAATGACCTGGCAGCGATAAGCTCGGTGGTAAAGGAGTTTGATAAGCTATTACTGGTTGATGCCATCAGCAGCCTGGGCTCGATTGACCTTCCGGTAGATAAATGGCACTGCGATGTTGTCGTGACTGCTTCTCAGAAAGGATGGATGGTACCCCCCGGTATGGCTATGGTCAGCGTCAGCGAAGAAGCCTGGAAAGCGCAGGCTACCGCCAGGATGCCCCGCTTTTACTGGGACTTCGCCCAGGCCAAGAAGTACCTGGGGAAATGGCAAACCCCCTGGACACCGGCTGTTTCGATAGTATTTGCCTTCTCGGTAGCACTGGAGATGATGCTGGAGGAGGGGCTGGAAAATGTCTTTGCCCGGCATGCCCGGGTAGCCCGGGCGGCCCGTGAGGGAGTAAAGGCACTGGGACTGTCACTCTTCGCCGAGGAAGGCTATGCCTCCAATACGGTGACCGCGGTGAATTCCCCCGCCGGGGTTGATAGCGAAAAACTGCTTCAGCTTCTACGGGACGAGCACCAGATTGAGCTGGCTGAAGGACAAGCGCACCTGGTCGGTAAGGTATTCCGTATCGGACACCTGGGGTGGGTGACTGAAAATAACATTGAGAAGGTGATAAAAGCCCTGAAGGTGGTGCTACCTGAACTTGGTTTTGTCACCACTGCCGTCTAA
- the serA gene encoding phosphoglycerate dehydrogenase translates to MKVLVTEPVGEEGINILRSYTEVDLRPGLKHEELLSIMGDYEGLVVRSQTQVSAEIIEAGEKLQVIARAGVGVDNIDVEAATRRGIVVVNAPTGNTTAAAEHTIALMLSLARHIPQACTLLKSGKWRRNDFMGIEVRNKTLGLIGLGNVGTEVARRARGMEMKLIGCDPFVSIDYARTLQVDLVDLKQLLQESDFITLHVPLTTSTRMLIGAKELALVKPNVRIINTARGGLIDEEALVKAVREKRVAGAAIDVFATEPLTSSVLFDEPAIIVTPHLGASTAEAQTLVATDVAEQVVAVLKGQPARYAVNAPLIPEETQPVLLPFIRAATAAGKLLSQLIEGQVASILIKYEGEIAGYDTNALKAAVLGGVLQEISEERVTLVNANLIAARRGLTVAEQKDLTCKNYTSLVTVEASTSVGTTTVAATVMRGETQIVRVNEFWIDIVPTGGYFLFSAHLDRPGFIGAVGKITGDANINISFMHLGRLKPRGKALMILALDEPLPEEQQRQILSIPGADTVKLVRL, encoded by the coding sequence ATGAAGGTTCTGGTTACTGAGCCTGTTGGTGAAGAGGGAATAAATATCCTCCGTAGCTATACTGAGGTAGACCTCAGGCCGGGATTGAAACATGAGGAACTGCTTTCTATTATGGGCGACTATGAAGGCTTGGTAGTACGCAGCCAGACCCAGGTCTCCGCCGAGATCATCGAGGCCGGTGAGAAACTGCAGGTCATTGCCCGCGCCGGTGTCGGTGTCGACAATATTGATGTCGAGGCAGCGACGAGGCGAGGCATCGTGGTGGTCAATGCGCCTACGGGCAATACCACCGCCGCCGCGGAGCATACCATCGCTCTGATGCTGTCCCTCGCTCGCCATATTCCTCAGGCTTGTACCTTGCTTAAATCTGGAAAGTGGCGGCGGAATGATTTTATGGGTATCGAGGTCAGAAACAAGACGCTGGGACTCATTGGTCTGGGAAACGTGGGAACGGAGGTAGCCCGGCGCGCCCGAGGAATGGAGATGAAGCTCATCGGTTGTGATCCTTTTGTCTCCATTGACTATGCCCGTACCCTGCAGGTGGACCTGGTTGACCTGAAACAGCTCCTCCAGGAATCAGACTTTATTACCCTGCATGTGCCGCTGACCACATCAACCAGGATGCTGATCGGGGCTAAAGAACTGGCTCTGGTCAAGCCAAATGTCCGCATCATCAATACCGCCCGGGGCGGGCTGATTGATGAAGAGGCGCTGGTTAAAGCGGTGAGAGAGAAAAGGGTGGCCGGAGCGGCTATCGATGTCTTCGCCACCGAGCCGCTCACCAGTAGTGTCCTCTTTGACGAACCCGCCATTATTGTCACTCCTCACCTGGGAGCTTCCACGGCTGAAGCCCAGACCCTGGTAGCTACTGATGTTGCCGAGCAGGTTGTGGCCGTGCTTAAAGGTCAGCCCGCCAGATACGCCGTTAATGCCCCTCTCATCCCCGAAGAAACCCAGCCGGTGCTGCTGCCCTTTATCAGGGCGGCGACGGCGGCCGGGAAGCTGCTCAGCCAGTTGATTGAGGGGCAGGTGGCTTCTATTTTGATTAAATATGAAGGCGAGATTGCCGGTTACGATACTAACGCTCTCAAGGCGGCTGTCCTGGGCGGGGTACTGCAGGAAATCAGCGAGGAGCGGGTAACCCTGGTTAACGCTAACCTTATAGCTGCCCGGCGCGGCCTTACCGTGGCGGAGCAGAAAGACCTTACCTGCAAGAATTATACCAGCCTGGTTACTGTGGAAGCCTCTACCAGTGTCGGTACCACCACGGTGGCGGCTACGGTGATGCGCGGAGAGACACAGATTGTCCGGGTCAACGAGTTCTGGATTGACATTGTCCCCACCGGCGGTTATTTCCTATTCAGCGCCCATCTTGACCGTCCCGGGTTTATCGGGGCGGTAGGCAAGATAACAGGAGATGCCAACATCAATATCAGTTTTATGCACCTCGGCCGTCTCAAGCCCAGGGGGAAAGCGTTGATGATACTGGCCCTTGATGAACCCCTGCCTGAGGAGCAGCAGCGGCAGATACTGTCAATTCCCGGTGCCGATACGGTTAAGCTGGTAAGGCTCTAG
- a CDS encoding enoyl-CoA hydratase-related protein: MDIEYKKEGRIATITLNRPDAMNSFSINLLKELNEAMIDFRDDPEVWVGIITGAGDKSFSAGADIKELFPFWKEHKLDPWAVQLAPMHRFDLFKPLVAAVNGYALAGGMELALSCDIRIASETARFGQTEVKWGVLPAAGATWKLPRTIPWCKAAEMNLMGRMIDAQEAYRLGLVNKVVPPDQVMSTAREWAEEICQMSPLGVRAAKEAMVRGLSLEKEEGGRLEHALFTYCLETEDLAEGRMAFIEKRKPVWKGK; encoded by the coding sequence ATGGATATTGAATACAAGAAGGAAGGCAGAATTGCCACTATCACCCTGAACCGCCCTGATGCCATGAACTCGTTCAGCATTAACCTGTTAAAGGAGTTAAACGAGGCGATGATAGACTTCCGTGACGACCCGGAAGTCTGGGTGGGCATCATCACCGGGGCCGGGGATAAATCATTTTCGGCCGGCGCCGATATCAAAGAGTTGTTCCCTTTCTGGAAAGAGCACAAGCTGGACCCGTGGGCAGTGCAGCTGGCCCCGATGCACCGCTTTGACCTGTTCAAGCCTCTGGTGGCGGCCGTCAACGGCTATGCCCTGGCCGGAGGTATGGAACTGGCTCTGTCCTGTGATATCAGGATTGCCTCGGAGACGGCCCGCTTCGGGCAGACAGAAGTAAAATGGGGGGTGTTACCGGCGGCGGGTGCTACCTGGAAGTTGCCGCGGACAATCCCCTGGTGCAAGGCGGCGGAAATGAACCTGATGGGCAGGATGATTGATGCCCAGGAAGCCTACCGGCTGGGACTGGTCAATAAGGTCGTTCCTCCTGACCAGGTCATGTCCACGGCAAGGGAGTGGGCTGAGGAAATCTGTCAGATGTCACCCCTGGGAGTCAGAGCCGCCAAGGAGGCGATGGTCAGGGGGCTGTCACTGGAAAAGGAAGAGGGCGGGCGACTGGAACATGCCCTGTTCACCTACTGCCTGGAGACAGAAGACCTGGCTGAAGGCAGAATGGCTTTTATTGAGAAGAGAAAGCCTGTCTGGAAGGGAAAGTAA
- a CDS encoding SDR family NAD(P)-dependent oxidoreductase, translating into MGDRLKNRVAAVTGSGQGIGRAVALALAQEGAILITNNRRPGTKGGDAETTAQEIRDMGGQAAPFFGDVASFEEARQMVQKAVDEFGRLDIVVNNAGTDAPHMVWNMTEEEWDRSVNSYLKGTWNCIRHACVLMREQKWGRIINTTSVERLGAMGHCNYVAAKAGVVGLTRAIARELGRYGVTCNAYAPLVATRFTLSEDSVQGFKKRYEAGLITKEQLDEYINLDPPETVGPLVAYLCTQEAGDINGQVFDVTKGNISIYSEPERVRTLPRKDGLWTVEDLVKLVPEKLLPGYKNPAPAQLDK; encoded by the coding sequence ATGGGTGACAGGTTAAAGAATAGAGTGGCGGCGGTCACCGGCTCCGGGCAGGGAATTGGCCGGGCGGTGGCGCTGGCCCTGGCTCAAGAAGGCGCTATATTAATCACCAATAACCGCCGGCCGGGTACTAAAGGCGGGGACGCGGAAACTACCGCCCAGGAAATCAGGGATATGGGCGGTCAGGCGGCTCCTTTCTTTGGTGACGTGGCCAGCTTTGAGGAAGCGCGCCAGATGGTACAGAAGGCGGTCGACGAGTTTGGCCGACTGGATATCGTGGTCAATAATGCCGGTACCGACGCGCCGCACATGGTCTGGAACATGACCGAGGAGGAATGGGACCGGTCAGTAAATTCTTATCTGAAAGGCACCTGGAACTGCATCCGCCATGCCTGTGTCCTGATGAGGGAACAGAAGTGGGGTCGTATTATCAATACCACCTCTGTGGAGCGGCTGGGGGCTATGGGGCACTGCAATTACGTGGCGGCCAAGGCAGGAGTGGTCGGCCTGACCAGAGCCATCGCCCGGGAGCTGGGCAGGTACGGAGTGACCTGCAACGCTTATGCTCCCCTGGTAGCCACCCGGTTTACGCTCAGTGAGGACTCGGTGCAGGGCTTCAAGAAGCGGTATGAAGCGGGGCTCATCACCAAGGAGCAGCTTGATGAGTATATCAATCTGGACCCGCCGGAGACCGTAGGTCCGCTGGTCGCGTATTTGTGTACCCAAGAGGCGGGTGATATCAACGGGCAGGTGTTCGATGTCACCAAGGGTAACATCTCCATCTACTCCGAGCCGGAGAGGGTGAGAACCCTACCCAGAAAAGACGGCTTGTGGACGGTGGAAGATCTGGTAAAGCTGGTGCCTGAAAAATTGTTACCGGGGTACAAAAACCCGGCACCAGCCCAGCTGGATAAATAG
- a CDS encoding DUF1015 domain-containing protein: MAEIRPFRGVHYNQSRVDDWSEVICPVYDIITPQQREELYLRSDYNFVRLEHTRELPQDTNADNKYTRAAATLEQWLKQGVLEIDSIPAIYLHDQYFTLHGRKYRRRGIIVRVRLEEWERMIIRPHEGTLAEPRGDRLNLLWAIEANTSPILAMFEDPEQRLSSLLATQERNQPAISAPNIMGEAHVVRAITDPETIDQVCHILAEQPLYIADGHHRYESALAYRHESLARSPSASGDESFNFVMMTLVDFADPGLVILPPHRLARGISKSTLNELVPRLKALFEIEELPADTADLWHRVEGSSTEENTPRLVIFGLNGDCLSVLRLRDPEAASQMMPYFHSELYKKLDVSLVDHIILEKLLGIDSEKEKTSLAYVYDRQDAINRVTVQEYQLALLLKPVSPEVIKTIADVGDRMPRKSTYFYPKLPAGLIFNRLV, from the coding sequence TTGGCCGAGATTCGCCCCTTCCGGGGTGTTCATTATAATCAATCGCGGGTCGATGACTGGTCAGAGGTCATCTGTCCCGTCTATGATATTATTACACCTCAGCAACGAGAAGAACTCTACTTAAGAAGCGATTATAACTTCGTCCGGCTGGAACACACACGGGAACTGCCCCAGGATACCAACGCGGACAACAAGTACACCCGCGCCGCGGCTACTTTGGAACAATGGCTCAAGCAGGGTGTCCTCGAGATAGACAGCATACCGGCGATATACCTTCACGACCAGTATTTTACCCTTCATGGTCGGAAGTACCGGCGCCGGGGGATTATCGTACGGGTGAGATTGGAGGAGTGGGAGAGGATGATAATCCGCCCCCATGAAGGCACACTGGCGGAACCGAGGGGCGACCGGCTCAATCTGCTCTGGGCGATTGAGGCCAACACCAGCCCAATCCTGGCCATGTTTGAAGACCCTGAGCAGAGGCTCTCCTCATTACTGGCTACCCAGGAACGAAACCAGCCGGCAATTAGCGCGCCTAATATCATGGGAGAAGCCCATGTTGTCCGGGCTATCACCGACCCAGAGACAATCGACCAGGTATGTCATATCCTGGCGGAACAGCCGCTCTATATTGCTGACGGTCATCACCGTTATGAAAGCGCCCTGGCTTACCGGCATGAATCACTCGCCCGTTCACCGTCGGCATCGGGGGATGAATCCTTTAACTTCGTCATGATGACGCTGGTAGATTTTGCCGATCCCGGACTGGTCATACTTCCCCCCCACCGGCTGGCACGCGGTATCTCAAAATCAACCTTGAATGAGCTGGTACCCAGGCTGAAGGCACTCTTTGAAATAGAGGAACTGCCAGCGGACACCGCCGATCTGTGGCATCGTGTTGAGGGTTCATCCACGGAAGAAAATACACCCAGGCTGGTCATCTTCGGTCTGAATGGCGATTGTCTTTCCGTGCTGAGACTGCGTGACCCGGAGGCTGCCAGCCAGATGATGCCCTACTTCCACTCGGAACTGTACAAGAAGCTGGATGTCAGCCTCGTCGACCACATCATACTGGAAAAACTCCTCGGTATCGACAGCGAGAAGGAAAAAACCAGCCTTGCCTATGTTTATGACCGGCAGGACGCCATCAATAGAGTAACCGTCCAAGAATACCAGCTGGCCTTACTGCTTAAGCCGGTCAGTCCCGAAGTAATTAAGACTATCGCCGATGTCGGTGACAGAATGCCCCGAAAGTCAACGTACTTTTACCCCAAATTGCCCGCCGGACTCATCTTTAACCGCCTGGTGTAA